Proteins co-encoded in one Microbacterium hydrocarbonoxydans genomic window:
- a CDS encoding extracellular solute-binding protein, which yields MKTRILGAAAAVTASALLLSGCGGGSGESAAESVDFGADPTGALNAWGFENADDVGTSRMDYASEQLSGVEVDLDATAFDAQKFTTRIASGDVPDVVQMDRRYVTTYAAQDLIMPLDACFEAHDVSPRDHWYPFVVDDVTYDDGVWAVPQFYQPPAILLNKTVLAEAGVSADEFDTSNPDALMGAIEKIYQESGGVPTRLGFDPVATGQGGLWVLAMGGQLNDEDGAPTLDDPSNVAGLEMLKQITDAQGGFAAVKSFTDSFDAFGDDNQYVAGQVGGQVNAQWYPNVLSPYIDQLDLEAVPFRSSDGEPFSVASGTAFVIPVGAKNPAAACAWMVELTSDEAWNAAGEARAEVRQQDGGINTGLFTGSPAADQAIRDEWVAESGNAGFDQVIATYYDVVDYGESFGSSPAGQEIQNELNNAITAALLGDKSIEDALADAQDAAMRAYEKTAG from the coding sequence ATGAAGACACGAATCCTCGGAGCCGCCGCAGCCGTGACGGCATCCGCTCTCCTGCTCAGCGGGTGCGGCGGAGGCAGCGGCGAGAGCGCCGCCGAATCCGTCGACTTCGGCGCCGATCCCACCGGAGCGCTGAACGCCTGGGGGTTCGAGAACGCGGATGACGTGGGCACCTCGCGCATGGACTACGCCTCGGAGCAGCTGTCGGGCGTCGAGGTCGACCTCGACGCCACGGCCTTCGACGCGCAGAAGTTCACCACCCGCATCGCGAGCGGTGATGTTCCCGACGTCGTGCAGATGGACCGCCGCTACGTCACGACCTACGCCGCGCAGGATCTGATCATGCCGCTCGACGCGTGCTTCGAGGCTCACGACGTCTCGCCGCGCGATCACTGGTACCCCTTCGTGGTCGACGATGTGACGTACGACGACGGAGTCTGGGCGGTGCCGCAGTTCTACCAGCCGCCGGCGATCCTGCTGAACAAGACGGTGCTCGCCGAGGCCGGCGTCTCAGCCGACGAGTTCGACACGTCGAATCCCGACGCCCTGATGGGAGCGATCGAGAAGATCTACCAGGAGTCGGGCGGCGTGCCCACTCGGCTCGGCTTCGACCCCGTCGCCACGGGACAGGGCGGTCTCTGGGTGCTGGCGATGGGCGGGCAGCTGAACGACGAAGACGGCGCCCCCACGCTCGACGATCCGAGCAACGTCGCAGGCCTCGAGATGCTGAAGCAGATCACCGACGCGCAGGGCGGATTCGCCGCCGTGAAGAGCTTCACCGACTCGTTCGACGCGTTCGGCGACGACAACCAGTACGTGGCGGGCCAGGTCGGCGGCCAGGTCAACGCCCAGTGGTACCCGAACGTGCTCTCCCCCTACATCGACCAGCTCGACCTCGAGGCGGTGCCGTTCCGCTCTTCCGACGGCGAGCCCTTCTCGGTCGCGTCCGGTACGGCGTTCGTGATCCCGGTCGGCGCGAAGAATCCTGCTGCTGCCTGCGCGTGGATGGTCGAGCTCACATCGGACGAAGCCTGGAACGCGGCCGGCGAGGCGCGCGCCGAAGTCCGCCAGCAGGACGGCGGTATCAATACGGGTCTGTTCACCGGGTCGCCCGCAGCCGACCAGGCGATCCGCGACGAGTGGGTCGCCGAGAGCGGCAATGCCGGGTTCGACCAGGTGATCGCGACGTACTACGACGTCGTCGACTACGGCGAGTCGTTCGGCTCCTCCCCCGCGGGGCAGGAGATCCAGAACGAGCTGAACAACGCCATCACCGCAGCGCTGCTCGGCGACAAGTCGATCGAGGACGCTCTGGCCGACGCGCAGGATGCTGCGATGCGCGCGTACGAGAAGACCGCGGGATGA
- a CDS encoding ATP-dependent DNA ligase produces MGRFIYEGTIRVEIEDRALSHLQLVITAKLRRAEPFNFSWREDQSIGGGRTTVWVHPGSALVYRFFGSRQPSINRRWVTALASTANATTGLYLVPEPEELSSGEKLGVPADL; encoded by the coding sequence ATGGGCAGGTTCATCTACGAAGGCACGATCAGGGTCGAGATCGAAGATCGGGCACTCAGCCATCTGCAGCTCGTGATCACCGCGAAGCTGCGCCGTGCCGAGCCCTTCAACTTCAGCTGGCGCGAGGATCAGAGCATCGGGGGAGGTCGCACCACCGTGTGGGTGCATCCCGGAAGCGCACTCGTGTATCGGTTCTTCGGCAGCCGACAGCCGTCTATCAACCGGCGCTGGGTCACGGCGCTCGCCTCCACAGCCAACGCCACGACCGGGCTGTATCTGGTTCCTGAGCCGGAAGAGCTATCATCGGGCGAGAAGCTCGGTGTGCCCGCCGACCTGTAG
- a CDS encoding YihY/virulence factor BrkB family protein, translating into MSRQHTDAADRTPDAEASTKPDSPDDLHGRSWRYVAKKVFREFSSDQCTDIAAALTYYAVLSIFPGLIAVFSLLGVVGQGKAAGDAVIDIVEQVAPGETAETIRGPIEQFADSPAAGVALITGILLAVWSASGYVGAFSRAMNRIYEIDEGRPFWKLKPAQLLVTVITIVLFVIAAIILVVSGPIARAIGDALGLGTLPQTIWSIAKWPLLAFIVVLAVAILYYATPNAKQPKFRWISLGALLAIIVLAVATAGFAFYVANFSNYDRTYGSLAGVVIFLLWLWIANLALLVGAEFDAELERGRQLEAGIAAEKEIRLPPRDTRTSEKAAEKERKDIDEARRIRQQSRSKAAHDESDGPEGR; encoded by the coding sequence ATGTCACGGCAGCACACGGACGCCGCGGATCGGACACCCGACGCCGAAGCTTCGACCAAGCCCGACTCCCCGGACGATCTCCACGGGCGATCGTGGAGGTACGTCGCGAAGAAGGTCTTCCGCGAGTTCTCGTCCGACCAGTGCACCGATATCGCCGCCGCGCTCACCTACTACGCGGTGCTGTCGATCTTCCCGGGGCTGATCGCCGTGTTCTCGCTCCTCGGAGTGGTCGGCCAGGGGAAGGCGGCGGGAGACGCTGTGATCGACATCGTCGAGCAGGTCGCCCCGGGTGAGACGGCGGAGACCATCCGCGGTCCGATCGAGCAGTTCGCCGACTCCCCGGCCGCAGGCGTCGCGCTCATCACCGGCATCCTGCTCGCCGTGTGGTCGGCGTCGGGTTATGTCGGCGCTTTCAGTCGGGCGATGAATCGCATCTACGAGATCGACGAGGGCAGACCGTTCTGGAAGCTCAAGCCCGCACAGCTGCTCGTGACAGTGATCACCATCGTGCTGTTCGTCATCGCGGCGATCATCCTGGTGGTCTCGGGGCCGATCGCGCGCGCGATCGGCGACGCGCTCGGACTCGGAACCCTGCCGCAGACGATCTGGTCGATCGCCAAGTGGCCATTGCTCGCCTTCATCGTCGTCCTCGCCGTGGCGATCCTCTATTACGCGACTCCGAACGCGAAGCAGCCGAAGTTCCGGTGGATCAGTCTCGGTGCCCTGCTCGCGATCATCGTGCTCGCTGTCGCGACGGCGGGATTCGCGTTCTACGTCGCGAACTTCTCGAACTACGACCGCACGTACGGGTCGCTCGCCGGGGTCGTGATCTTCCTGCTGTGGCTGTGGATCGCCAACCTCGCACTGCTGGTCGGTGCCGAGTTCGACGCCGAACTCGAGCGTGGCCGTCAGCTGGAGGCGGGCATCGCCGCCGAGAAGGAGATCCGACTTCCCCCGCGGGACACGCGCACCAGCGAGAAGGCTGCGGAGAAGGAACGCAAGGACATCGACGAGGCCCGCCGCATCCGACAGCAGTCCCGCTCGAAGGCGGCGCACGACGAGTCCGACGGGCCTGAAGGCCGATGA
- a CDS encoding glycoside hydrolase family 65 protein produces MHGRRPRFEVDEWSISADGIDLDDLAHEESVFGLSNGHVGWRGNLDEGDPRGVAGSYLNGLFEEHPMPYAEEGYGYPECGQSVINAANGQLIRLIVGDEPFDVRRGTLESHRRRLDFRAGTLEREVDWTSPIGRRVRIRSTRIVSFAHRAVAAVHYRVQALDESSEVTVVSELLANEPLPITHGDPRVQELLSEPLEAVASVGGGGAATLVHRTRKSGLRTAVSMDHRVVSGTSRTQPSVETDVDPEGDRARTTVRASLGAGETLEIVKVVGHEFSADLSTGALRDRAETAVGDAMRAGWETVIGDQRARLDEFWECADVRVDGPRRLQQAVRFALFQVFQASARMELRSVPGKGLTGSGYEGHTFWDFEAFVLPVLTSTLPHAAEQALRWRHSVLDHARARAAQLHLQGAALPWRTIDGRESSGYWPASTAAFHINADVAGAVLHYVRATGDVAFEREAGLEMIAESARLWVSLGRWDAQGGFHIDGVTGPDEYSAIANDNVFTNLAAQMNLRGAAAAARRHPDIASQLGIADDEIAGWQLAATSMTVPFDAERGVHPQSAGYTDLERWDFESTAADEYLLHDHFPYFDLYRKQVVKQADLVLALFFAHEAFTAEQKARAFTYYEEITVRDSSLSAAVQSVMAAELGHLDLALDYLAEVATLDLDDLHGNTGDGLHVAALAGVWTAVTGGFGGMRDSDSGMSFRPRLPPQIDRLEFGVRIHGCILRVDVTQREATYRLASGEPLTITHHDEQLTLDAGHAVTAAIPPLRPPGAEPRQPRGRAPRPALEAFGG; encoded by the coding sequence ATGCACGGGAGGCGACCGCGGTTCGAGGTCGATGAGTGGAGCATCAGCGCAGACGGCATCGACCTCGACGATCTCGCTCACGAGGAATCGGTCTTCGGACTCTCCAACGGTCACGTGGGCTGGCGAGGCAACCTCGACGAGGGGGATCCGCGCGGAGTCGCGGGCAGCTACCTCAACGGTCTGTTCGAAGAGCATCCGATGCCGTACGCAGAAGAGGGGTACGGATACCCCGAATGCGGGCAGAGCGTGATCAACGCCGCCAACGGCCAGCTCATCCGGCTCATCGTCGGAGACGAGCCGTTCGATGTACGTCGCGGCACGCTCGAGTCGCACCGGCGGCGGCTCGACTTCCGTGCGGGAACGCTCGAGCGCGAGGTCGACTGGACGAGTCCGATCGGCCGGCGCGTCCGCATCCGGTCGACGAGGATCGTCTCGTTCGCGCACCGCGCCGTCGCGGCGGTGCACTATCGGGTGCAGGCGCTCGATGAGTCGTCCGAGGTGACGGTCGTCTCGGAGCTGCTGGCCAACGAGCCGCTGCCGATCACTCATGGTGACCCGCGCGTGCAGGAGCTGCTGAGCGAGCCGCTGGAGGCGGTGGCGTCGGTCGGCGGCGGCGGAGCCGCGACGCTCGTGCACCGTACGAGGAAGAGTGGCCTCAGGACCGCGGTGTCGATGGACCATCGGGTGGTGAGTGGAACGTCGCGCACGCAGCCGAGCGTCGAGACCGATGTGGACCCGGAGGGAGATCGTGCGCGCACCACGGTGCGCGCGTCGCTGGGCGCGGGGGAGACCCTCGAGATCGTCAAGGTCGTCGGTCACGAGTTCTCTGCCGACCTCTCGACGGGCGCGCTGCGGGATCGCGCCGAGACGGCGGTCGGCGACGCGATGCGCGCCGGATGGGAGACCGTGATCGGCGACCAGCGGGCTCGACTCGACGAATTCTGGGAGTGCGCCGACGTGCGTGTGGACGGCCCGCGCAGACTGCAGCAGGCGGTGCGATTCGCGCTCTTCCAGGTCTTCCAGGCCTCCGCACGCATGGAGCTGCGTTCGGTCCCTGGCAAGGGGCTGACGGGATCCGGCTACGAAGGGCACACGTTCTGGGACTTCGAGGCCTTCGTGCTCCCCGTGCTCACCTCCACGCTCCCGCACGCCGCTGAGCAGGCGTTGCGGTGGCGGCACTCCGTGCTCGACCACGCCCGTGCCAGGGCGGCGCAGCTGCATCTGCAGGGTGCCGCCCTGCCGTGGCGGACCATCGACGGCAGAGAGTCATCCGGCTACTGGCCCGCGAGCACGGCCGCGTTCCACATCAACGCCGACGTGGCCGGAGCTGTTCTGCACTACGTCAGGGCCACGGGGGATGTGGCGTTCGAACGAGAGGCGGGGCTCGAGATGATCGCCGAGTCCGCGCGTCTGTGGGTCTCGCTCGGCCGGTGGGATGCGCAGGGCGGCTTCCACATCGACGGAGTGACGGGCCCCGACGAGTACTCGGCGATCGCGAACGACAACGTCTTCACGAACCTCGCGGCGCAGATGAATCTCCGAGGTGCGGCGGCTGCGGCGCGTCGGCATCCGGATATCGCGTCGCAGCTCGGCATCGCAGACGACGAGATCGCAGGATGGCAGCTCGCAGCCACGTCGATGACGGTGCCCTTCGACGCGGAACGCGGGGTGCATCCGCAGTCCGCCGGGTACACCGATCTCGAACGGTGGGACTTCGAGTCGACGGCTGCGGACGAGTACCTGCTGCACGACCACTTCCCGTATTTCGATCTCTACCGCAAGCAGGTCGTGAAACAGGCCGATCTGGTGCTTGCCCTCTTCTTCGCGCACGAGGCGTTCACCGCCGAGCAGAAGGCTCGCGCGTTCACCTACTACGAAGAGATCACGGTGCGCGACTCGTCGTTGTCGGCCGCGGTGCAGTCGGTGATGGCGGCGGAGCTCGGACACCTCGATCTCGCGCTCGACTACCTCGCCGAGGTCGCCACCCTCGATCTCGACGACCTGCACGGCAACACCGGCGATGGCCTTCACGTCGCCGCGCTCGCCGGCGTCTGGACAGCCGTCACCGGGGGCTTCGGGGGGATGCGCGACAGCGACAGCGGCATGAGTTTCCGCCCGCGCCTGCCACCGCAGATCGACCGGCTCGAATTCGGGGTGCGCATCCACGGCTGCATCCTGCGCGTCGACGTCACCCAGCGCGAGGCGACCTACCGGCTCGCGTCGGGCGAGCCGCTCACGATCACCCATCACGACGAGCAGCTCACCCTCGACGCAGGACACGCGGTGACGGCGGCCATCCCGCCGCTCCGACCGCCGGGAGCCGAGCCACGGCAGCCGCGAGGGCGAGCGCCGCGCCCCGCGCTCGAGGCATTCGGCGGCTGA
- a CDS encoding DUF3618 domain-containing protein: MSDSPDEIRADIERTRQELGSDVDALADKVTPSKIVDRQMGKVRGAFTSVRERVMGSADDAGSTLSDAGDRVADVTDRAVAKAEGNPLAVGLMAFGAGLLLASLVPASSKEQQLAKTVKDQAQPLVDEVAGVAKEVGEHLKEPAQESVESVKESAQESVSVVKDEARSAAGEVTGQAQQARENIAGS; the protein is encoded by the coding sequence ATGAGTGATTCACCCGATGAGATCCGCGCCGACATCGAGCGGACGCGGCAGGAGCTGGGGTCGGACGTCGACGCGCTCGCCGACAAGGTGACCCCGTCGAAGATCGTCGATCGGCAGATGGGCAAGGTGAGAGGAGCTTTCACCTCGGTGCGCGAGCGGGTCATGGGATCGGCGGACGATGCCGGATCCACGCTCTCCGATGCCGGTGACCGAGTGGCAGACGTCACGGATCGGGCCGTCGCCAAGGCCGAGGGCAACCCGCTTGCTGTCGGACTGATGGCGTTCGGGGCGGGGCTTCTGCTCGCATCACTCGTTCCGGCATCGTCGAAGGAGCAGCAGCTCGCGAAGACGGTCAAAGATCAGGCCCAGCCGCTCGTCGACGAGGTCGCGGGCGTCGCCAAGGAGGTCGGCGAGCATCTGAAGGAGCCGGCTCAGGAGTCGGTCGAATCCGTCAAGGAGTCGGCGCAGGAGTCCGTCTCCGTCGTGAAGGACGAGGCCCGGTCGGCAGCCGGAGAGGTCACCGGTCAGGCCCAGCAGGCGCGCGAGAACATCGCGGGCAGCTGA
- a CDS encoding DUF6098 family protein, with translation MSDPTVFDAADAPLTLVRPLPNDQPPTLRRISHLAQLAAVVRACPGLHVRYSAGPDDDARRHSVDAESGLELPGLSVNPLDAEPWWTRPLEDWLARQLSQYRHLAEKDPDRMAWILQGEVCGRGPDCEPLLRDVEPVAQLTEELLEEARLRYEENFDAGRGPADDAGGA, from the coding sequence ATGTCAGACCCCACCGTTTTCGACGCCGCCGACGCGCCCCTGACGCTCGTGCGGCCGCTCCCGAACGACCAGCCTCCGACGCTCCGGCGCATCTCGCATCTCGCACAGCTGGCAGCCGTCGTGCGTGCGTGCCCCGGACTCCACGTGCGATACTCCGCCGGCCCCGACGACGACGCGCGACGCCACAGCGTCGACGCGGAGAGCGGCCTCGAGCTGCCCGGGCTGTCGGTCAATCCGCTCGATGCCGAGCCGTGGTGGACTCGTCCGCTGGAGGACTGGCTCGCGCGGCAGCTCTCGCAGTATCGGCACCTCGCCGAGAAGGATCCCGACCGGATGGCGTGGATCCTGCAGGGGGAGGTGTGCGGCCGAGGACCCGACTGCGAACCGCTGCTGCGCGATGTCGAGCCGGTGGCGCAGCTCACGGAAGAGCTGCTGGAGGAAGCGCGGCTGCGGTATGAGGAGAACTTCGACGCGGGGCGGGGCCCGGCAGACGACGCGGGCGGTGCATGA
- a CDS encoding DCC1-like thiol-disulfide oxidoreductase family protein, whose amino-acid sequence MRPRPLLVYDGDCAFCTLWVQRLERWLGRFPEAQPWQWVDLDEVGLSVSDVTHYAWLLVGERRLRGHAAFSGLLRMQRSTALRIAGWMLVTPPFSWVAALGYSLIARFRHRLPGGTAACALPRT is encoded by the coding sequence ATGCGTCCCCGGCCTCTGCTCGTCTACGACGGCGACTGCGCTTTCTGCACCCTGTGGGTGCAACGACTCGAGCGATGGCTCGGCAGGTTTCCCGAGGCCCAGCCATGGCAGTGGGTGGACCTCGACGAGGTCGGTCTGAGCGTCTCGGACGTCACGCACTACGCGTGGCTGCTGGTGGGCGAGCGGAGGCTGCGGGGTCATGCCGCTTTCTCCGGGTTGCTGAGGATGCAGCGTTCGACGGCGCTTCGCATCGCAGGCTGGATGCTCGTGACGCCGCCGTTCTCGTGGGTCGCAGCGCTGGGCTACTCGCTGATCGCCCGATTCCGGCACCGGCTGCCGGGCGGTACCGCGGCCTGCGCGCTCCCGAGAACCTGA
- a CDS encoding SDR family oxidoreductase has product MTDYEHAPRRAIVTAGDSGIGRATAVALATAGMDVAITWHSDQAGAEQTAEEVRTHGARAITGQLDVADIPACGDVVDGLVAELGGLDVFVNNAGTGVSTPFLELSLDEWRRVVDTDLTGAFVCLQRAARAMVAGGNGGRLIAVTSVHAHQPMFGSSAYDAAKHGLSGLMKNLALELGSAGISAVSVAPGEIATPMTGQTDIDPHTQDRPGIPLGRPGDAREVAALIAFLASPPAAYISGASVVIDGGMLQMGPQAGASIESHSWRDG; this is encoded by the coding sequence ATGACTGACTACGAGCACGCACCCCGCAGGGCGATCGTGACGGCCGGCGACTCGGGCATCGGTCGCGCGACGGCGGTGGCGCTCGCCACAGCCGGGATGGACGTGGCGATCACGTGGCATTCCGATCAGGCCGGCGCCGAGCAGACCGCCGAAGAGGTGCGCACTCACGGCGCACGGGCGATCACGGGGCAGCTCGACGTCGCCGACATCCCGGCATGCGGCGACGTGGTCGACGGGCTGGTCGCAGAACTCGGCGGACTCGACGTCTTCGTCAACAACGCCGGCACCGGCGTCTCGACGCCGTTCCTGGAGCTGTCTCTCGACGAGTGGCGGCGGGTCGTCGACACCGACCTCACGGGTGCCTTCGTGTGTCTGCAGCGCGCTGCGCGCGCGATGGTCGCGGGTGGCAACGGCGGACGCCTGATCGCGGTGACGAGCGTGCACGCGCATCAGCCGATGTTCGGCTCCAGCGCATACGACGCCGCGAAGCACGGACTGAGCGGCCTGATGAAGAACCTCGCACTCGAACTGGGCTCGGCGGGCATCAGTGCCGTCAGCGTCGCGCCCGGCGAGATCGCGACGCCGATGACGGGGCAGACCGATATCGACCCGCACACGCAGGACCGGCCGGGGATCCCGCTCGGTCGACCCGGCGATGCGCGCGAGGTCGCGGCGCTGATCGCGTTCCTCGCTTCGCCGCCGGCCGCCTACATCTCAGGAGCGTCGGTGGTGATCGACGGCGGGATGCTGCAGATGGGGCCGCAGGCCGGCGCGAGCATCGAATCTCACAGCTGGCGCGACGGCTGA
- a CDS encoding glycosyltransferase, whose protein sequence is MERAPLLDVEYVLPLRWESDDAIDELTEYLERLRDWVDVTVVDGSTSARFAAHAAAWSHLVRHIPCGGRGDAEWRNGMRGNGKVHGVLTGVAAARHERVVIADDDVRYDRSTLAAVAADLASSALVKPQNHFSPLPWHARWDTARSLLNRAVADDYPGTYAVRRSVLLGAGGYAADTLFENLEMERTVIAAGGRVCSRPDLYVVRRPPTARHFLSQRIRQAYDSWAQPARLAIEAAILPVVWSLRRSPRVLGVLVLAVILLAECGRRRRAGGSVFPPSSAFWAPLWVAERGVCSWIAIATRLRGGVDYGGERMRVAAHSARQIRHRIATTRHRHRNQPTPPDDSAPLPSGRSAVDGRKVHAREATAVRGR, encoded by the coding sequence ATGGAACGTGCTCCGCTGCTCGACGTCGAGTACGTCTTGCCATTGCGTTGGGAGAGCGACGACGCGATCGACGAACTCACCGAGTACCTCGAGCGTCTTCGTGACTGGGTCGATGTGACTGTGGTCGACGGCTCGACTTCTGCGCGCTTCGCCGCCCACGCGGCAGCCTGGTCGCATCTCGTACGTCATATCCCGTGCGGCGGGCGCGGCGACGCAGAGTGGCGGAACGGAATGCGGGGGAACGGGAAGGTGCATGGCGTCCTCACCGGTGTCGCCGCCGCCCGCCACGAGCGAGTGGTGATCGCCGACGACGATGTGCGGTACGACCGCAGCACGCTCGCCGCGGTGGCAGCCGACCTGGCATCCTCGGCGCTGGTGAAACCGCAGAACCACTTCTCGCCACTGCCCTGGCACGCCCGGTGGGACACGGCGCGCAGCCTGCTGAATCGTGCGGTCGCCGACGACTATCCCGGTACGTACGCCGTGCGTCGCTCGGTGTTGCTCGGGGCAGGGGGGTATGCCGCAGACACTCTGTTCGAGAACCTCGAGATGGAGCGCACCGTCATCGCCGCCGGGGGTCGGGTCTGTTCGCGTCCCGATCTCTATGTCGTGCGTCGTCCGCCGACGGCGCGACACTTCCTGTCGCAGCGCATCCGACAGGCCTACGACAGTTGGGCGCAACCCGCACGGCTCGCGATCGAGGCCGCGATCCTGCCCGTCGTGTGGTCCCTCCGACGCAGTCCGCGGGTGTTGGGAGTCCTGGTGCTCGCGGTCATCCTGCTCGCGGAATGCGGACGACGACGACGCGCCGGCGGCTCTGTGTTCCCGCCGTCGAGCGCATTCTGGGCGCCACTGTGGGTCGCCGAGCGCGGGGTGTGCTCGTGGATCGCGATCGCGACGCGTCTGCGCGGAGGCGTCGACTATGGCGGAGAGCGGATGCGGGTCGCTGCGCACAGCGCGCGGCAGATCAGGCATCGGATCGCCACTACTCGTCACCGTCACCGGAATCAACCCACTCCTCCCGACGACTCGGCGCCGCTACCTTCGGGGCGAAGCGCTGTCGACGGAAGGAAAGTGCATGCACGGGAGGCGACCGCGGTTCGAGGTCGATGA
- a CDS encoding phage holin family protein codes for MSDPTPSETKAASNSLGDLLGEVSRDLSTLMRQELALARAELRETATRSAKGAGLMGAAGYAALMAVFFLSLALWWALGSLMGRGWSGVVVAVIWAIVALILFVVGRGQLKQIEGMPQTVDTVKEIPEALKRNEENR; via the coding sequence ATGAGCGACCCCACTCCCTCTGAGACCAAGGCCGCGTCGAACTCGCTCGGCGATCTGCTCGGCGAGGTCTCGCGAGATCTGTCGACCCTCATGCGTCAGGAACTCGCGCTCGCCCGCGCTGAGCTGCGTGAGACCGCGACGAGGTCCGCCAAGGGCGCGGGCTTGATGGGCGCCGCCGGGTATGCGGCGCTGATGGCGGTCTTCTTCCTGTCGCTCGCTCTGTGGTGGGCACTGGGCTCGCTGATGGGGCGCGGGTGGTCGGGCGTCGTCGTCGCCGTGATCTGGGCGATCGTCGCCCTGATCCTGTTCGTCGTCGGCCGCGGGCAGCTGAAGCAGATCGAAGGCATGCCGCAGACCGTCGACACGGTCAAGGAGATTCCTGAAGCACTGAAGAGAAATGAGGAGAACCGATGA
- a CDS encoding DUF6766 family protein: MRRFIRDGGLSLVFLAIFALSLIGQSIAGHAYNNQELAQHGQPPAPYLEFVTSSDFLVDVAENWQSEFLQFFLFILATIWFIQRGSPESKKPGDEGVGSDEDQLVGEHAHQDSPRWAKVRGVRGWLYANSLLVAMGTIFVLSWLAQSLAGHVVANEQNAQHGLPPETWLDYVVSAEFWNRTLQNWQSEFLAVGAMVAFSIYLRQRGSSESKPVGVPHHVSSVESE; the protein is encoded by the coding sequence ATGCGCCGGTTCATCCGAGACGGGGGACTCAGCCTCGTCTTCCTCGCGATCTTCGCCCTGAGCCTGATCGGGCAGTCGATCGCCGGTCACGCATACAACAATCAGGAGCTGGCTCAGCACGGCCAGCCGCCCGCTCCTTATCTGGAGTTCGTCACCTCCTCCGATTTCCTGGTGGACGTGGCGGAGAACTGGCAGTCGGAGTTCCTGCAGTTCTTCCTGTTCATCCTCGCGACCATCTGGTTCATCCAGCGGGGATCGCCGGAGTCGAAGAAGCCCGGAGACGAAGGCGTCGGCTCTGACGAGGATCAACTCGTCGGAGAGCACGCGCACCAGGACTCGCCGCGGTGGGCGAAGGTGCGCGGTGTGCGCGGCTGGCTCTACGCCAACTCGCTGCTCGTCGCGATGGGGACGATCTTCGTGCTCTCGTGGCTCGCGCAGTCGCTCGCGGGGCACGTGGTCGCCAACGAGCAGAACGCACAGCACGGCCTGCCGCCCGAGACCTGGCTCGACTACGTCGTGTCGGCGGAGTTCTGGAACCGCACGCTGCAGAACTGGCAGTCCGAGTTCCTCGCGGTCGGGGCGATGGTCGCCTTCTCGATCTATCTGCGTCAGCGCGGTTCGAGCGAGTCGAAACCCGTCGGCGTGCCCCACCACGTCAGCAGCGTCGAATCGGAGTGA
- a CDS encoding DUF2795 domain-containing protein produces MNRSSPSLAPIDSTDSRLAHTLRSIDYPATKDDLLRIAVVDHLEVPIIDAIHELPGGDYHGATEVLKALGRA; encoded by the coding sequence ATGAACCGATCCTCGCCCTCCCTCGCCCCCATCGACTCCACGGACTCACGACTGGCGCACACTCTGCGCAGCATCGACTACCCGGCGACCAAAGACGATCTGCTGCGGATCGCGGTCGTCGATCACCTCGAAGTACCCATCATCGACGCGATCCATGAACTGCCCGGCGGCGACTACCATGGCGCCACCGAGGTGCTCAAGGCTCTGGGCCGCGCCTGA
- a CDS encoding ATP-dependent DNA ligase, with protein MGKFVYEGSQKVEIDDRALHHLQVVMTTKLRRGEPFLFTWREDPSIGGGRSSVWLHPGCNLVFKYSGGKVPDLNRHWIEALAFTANAPSGLYLVHEPENAPSAHHDQPVRGR; from the coding sequence ATGGGCAAGTTCGTATACGAGGGAAGTCAGAAGGTCGAGATAGACGATCGAGCGCTCCACCACCTCCAGGTCGTGATGACGACGAAGCTGCGCCGCGGCGAGCCCTTCCTGTTCACCTGGCGGGAGGACCCGAGTATCGGCGGAGGTCGCAGTTCGGTATGGCTGCACCCCGGCTGCAATCTCGTGTTCAAGTACTCGGGCGGCAAGGTGCCCGATCTCAATCGGCACTGGATCGAGGCGCTCGCTTTCACCGCGAACGCGCCGTCAGGGCTGTATCTCGTCCACGAGCCCGAGAATGCGCCGAGCGCGCACCACGACCAGCCGGTTCGCGGACGCTGA